The following are encoded in a window of Catellicoccus marimammalium M35/04/3 genomic DNA:
- a CDS encoding CDP-glycerol glycerophosphotransferase family protein, which translates to MNQKKRNKIKRITKRRYQFLTRPISRYIGNKQVNMNDRYARYYDHLEIIPNSILFEVRDGQSFTDSPYAMYRFMQNDARFENYTFYWVYSQNVELETIMRNLPQVKNTQFVLRNSDKYLRLLASVQYLITNSTFQSFFTKKDGQVYINTWHGTPLKTMGFDIPNNPFASQNVLRNFLMADYLISPNQHTTDMYLKSYKLNGLYDGEILESGYPRIDLTFSVPQAEIYAKLKIAGVNIDFGKQTILYTPTWKGSNLKNPTLDIEQMIAELNYIQEKVSSSYNFLVKVHPFVYPFVQDREELSGILVPDYYDANEMMSITDILITDYSSIFFDFLATGKTILFYSWDKEIYSQDRGMYYKESELPGPTLSTVEEVVQCIQHLDVVKEQFANQYLKMKELMVPYDDAHATERYIDEIFFGILHKEVHHPTICQDKYRIILFPSTLKDNGITTSAINLLNNIDYDKYDVTVIVQNNRNEVALKNINKINKNARIIVRFGWPIYKVEEVYVDQLLKNRSVTPELEKLYPKEAYQREMRRLTGGCHFNVSVDFSGYSYYWAKFMLEVDADRKVIYQHNDLHAEAKARYFIDLRGAFSLYKWYDVLLSVSPTTRDVNRAKLNNYAPEYKFQYCVNTIDTNRIFKHEQEEETLEENNFFLNDVHIPTHVLQDEEYEFILDLTKPKYTKLEYIKKEDDLVAIMSGYYNHQKYFKILFQERYIGWLPAKYLENCNVVDDLKNQKQIHILSHNKERKFAKIDLPFGHQIYKNLFDMEEGISKGSAKLLKDLNIIITQVANVEKVKTIGEFDGESEVETEKYYQFQVDGQTIGWINSKAVTITKEKIISDHNLRTLAKSLEKSWRVEGNYIIQNGKVYASVLDIIANRSTMLEIENSIFYAIWKLNIAGNNYYHGILENGQSIWISSHNITSARNFKYQVKDVKECNYQAVFADEFPQIFMSLEDYYHYLSNDTLEDYRQYIATNNPITILSSMNINNKILLKINWEGKEVFIEKQYVKEYVNEDTLTDIHGNEIPFINSDNINFVTMGRLSNEKNQAALIQAISILLEKDPSLKEKFCLYIMGDGPLKNQLLSLIKNLGLEKNVIMLGQKEHPFYIMKQCDCFILPSLYEGQPMVLLEALTLGMNTIASDIPSNRYVLENGKYGMLIDGTEATEIAETIQEYLAQEHHFAYFDYEQYNQNAIQNFYDEIR; encoded by the coding sequence ATGAACCAAAAGAAAAGAAATAAGATTAAGAGAATTACAAAAAGACGTTATCAATTTTTGACACGTCCTATTTCTCGATACATTGGTAATAAGCAAGTAAATATGAATGATCGCTATGCTAGATATTATGATCATTTAGAAATAATCCCTAATTCTATTTTGTTTGAGGTGCGTGATGGTCAATCATTTACAGATAGTCCATATGCAATGTATCGTTTTATGCAAAATGATGCTCGATTTGAGAATTATACATTTTATTGGGTATACAGTCAAAATGTAGAACTAGAAACGATAATGCGTAATTTACCACAAGTTAAAAATACGCAATTTGTATTACGTAACTCAGATAAATATTTACGATTACTTGCTTCTGTACAATATTTAATTACGAATTCTACTTTCCAAAGCTTTTTTACAAAAAAAGATGGACAAGTTTATATTAATACTTGGCATGGAACTCCTTTAAAAACAATGGGATTTGATATTCCTAATAATCCATTTGCATCTCAAAATGTTTTACGTAATTTTTTAATGGCAGATTATTTAATTAGTCCAAATCAGCATACTACAGATATGTATCTAAAAAGTTATAAACTGAATGGGTTATATGATGGAGAAATTTTAGAAAGTGGGTATCCTAGAATTGATTTAACATTTTCTGTTCCTCAAGCAGAAATCTATGCGAAATTAAAAATTGCAGGAGTAAACATTGATTTTGGTAAGCAGACGATATTATATACCCCTACTTGGAAAGGATCCAATTTAAAAAATCCAACATTAGATATTGAGCAAATGATTGCCGAATTGAATTATATTCAAGAAAAAGTATCATCCTCCTATAATTTCCTGGTTAAGGTGCATCCGTTTGTGTATCCTTTTGTCCAAGATAGAGAAGAACTTTCTGGGATTTTAGTTCCAGATTATTATGATGCTAATGAAATGATGTCTATTACAGATATTTTAATCACTGATTATTCAAGTATTTTCTTTGATTTTTTAGCAACTGGGAAAACAATTCTATTTTATTCTTGGGATAAAGAAATTTACTCTCAAGATCGTGGAATGTATTATAAAGAATCAGAATTACCTGGACCAACATTATCTACTGTAGAAGAAGTGGTTCAATGCATTCAACATTTAGATGTGGTAAAAGAACAATTTGCCAATCAGTATTTAAAAATGAAAGAACTAATGGTTCCTTATGATGATGCTCATGCTACAGAACGCTATATTGATGAAATTTTCTTTGGAATTTTGCATAAAGAAGTACATCATCCTACTATTTGTCAAGATAAATATCGAATTATTTTGTTCCCAAGTACACTAAAAGATAATGGAATTACTACTAGTGCAATCAACTTATTGAATAACATTGATTATGATAAATATGATGTAACGGTTATTGTCCAAAATAATCGAAATGAAGTAGCATTGAAAAATATTAATAAAATCAATAAAAATGCTCGAATTATTGTAAGGTTTGGTTGGCCAATTTATAAGGTAGAAGAAGTATACGTGGATCAATTACTGAAAAATAGATCAGTTACTCCAGAATTAGAAAAGTTATATCCTAAAGAGGCTTACCAAAGAGAAATGAGACGTTTAACTGGCGGATGTCATTTCAATGTTTCAGTAGACTTTAGTGGATATAGTTATTATTGGGCTAAATTTATGTTGGAAGTAGATGCAGATCGCAAAGTAATTTATCAACATAATGATTTGCATGCTGAAGCAAAAGCACGTTACTTTATCGATTTAAGAGGAGCTTTTTCTTTATATAAATGGTATGATGTTCTACTAAGTGTTTCTCCAACGACAAGAGATGTCAATCGAGCAAAATTGAATAATTATGCTCCAGAATATAAATTTCAATATTGCGTTAACACGATTGATACGAATCGTATTTTTAAGCATGAGCAAGAAGAAGAAACATTGGAAGAAAACAATTTCTTCTTAAATGACGTACATATTCCCACTCATGTTTTGCAAGATGAAGAGTATGAGTTTATTTTAGATTTAACAAAACCAAAGTATACAAAGTTAGAATATATTAAAAAAGAAGATGATTTAGTAGCGATTATGTCTGGTTACTACAATCATCAAAAATATTTTAAAATTTTATTCCAAGAACGATATATTGGGTGGTTGCCTGCAAAATATTTAGAAAATTGCAATGTTGTAGATGATTTAAAAAATCAAAAACAAATTCATATTTTATCTCATAATAAAGAACGTAAATTTGCTAAAATCGATTTGCCTTTTGGACATCAAATTTATAAAAATCTATTTGATATGGAAGAAGGAATTTCTAAAGGATCTGCTAAATTATTAAAAGATTTAAATATCATTATTACTCAAGTAGCAAATGTAGAAAAAGTAAAAACTATTGGTGAATTTGATGGAGAATCGGAAGTTGAAACTGAAAAATACTATCAATTCCAAGTAGATGGACAAACAATTGGTTGGATTAATTCTAAAGCAGTCACAATAACAAAAGAAAAAATCATATCTGATCATAATTTACGTACTTTAGCTAAATCACTAGAAAAAAGTTGGAGAGTAGAAGGAAATTATATTATTCAAAATGGAAAAGTGTATGCTTCAGTTTTAGATATTATTGCAAATCGTTCAACAATGTTAGAGATAGAGAATTCTATTTTCTATGCCATTTGGAAATTAAATATTGCAGGAAATAATTACTATCATGGTATCTTAGAAAATGGACAATCTATTTGGATTTCTAGTCATAATATTACTTCAGCAAGAAATTTCAAATATCAAGTAAAAGATGTAAAAGAATGTAATTATCAAGCAGTTTTTGCTGATGAATTCCCTCAAATCTTTATGTCATTAGAAGATTATTATCACTATTTATCTAATGATACATTAGAAGACTATAGACAATATATTGCAACAAATAATCCAATTACTATTCTTTCTTCTATGAACATCAATAATAAAATTCTGTTGAAAATAAATTGGGAAGGGAAAGAAGTTTTTATTGAAAAACAATATGTTAAAGAATACGTGAATGAAGACACGTTAACAGATATTCATGGTAATGAAATTCCATTTATTAATTCTGATAATATTAATTTTGTTACAATGGGAAGATTATCCAATGAAAAAAATCAGGCAGCATTAATACAAGCAATTTCTATCTTATTAGAAAAAGATCCGTCATTAAAAGAAAAATTCTGTCTATATATAATGGGAGACGGTCCATTAAAAAATCAATTACTATCTTTAATTAAAAACTTAGGACTAGAGAAAAATGTAATTATGTTAGGTCAAAAAGAACATCCATTCTATATTATGAAACAATGTGACTGTTTTATTCTTCCTTCACTATATGAAGGTCAACCTATGGTTTTATTAGAAGCCTTAACCTTAGGGATGAATACTATTGCTAGTGATATTCCATCTAATCGTTATGTATTAGAAAATGGAAAATATGGAATGTTAATCGATGGAACAGAAGCTACGGAAATTGCTGAAACTATACAAGAATATTTGGCTCAAGAACATCATTTTGCTTATTTTGACTATGAACAATATAACCAAAATGCAATTCAAAACTTTTATGATGAAATTCGATAG
- the deoD gene encoding purine-nucleoside phosphorylase: MSIHIGAKEGAIAETVLLPGDPLRAKYIAETFLEDVECYNEVRGMYGFTGTYKGHRISVQGTGMGMPSAAIYCTELIQSYGVKNLIRVGTCGAISEEVKVRDVVLAQAAATSSSMLKNAFPTYSFPATATFDLLAKANEVSKEMGITPYVANVVSDDVFYKDSLEDTFRLGTYGVVAVEMEAAAIYFLAQKYHVNALAMMTVSDHLVTGEETTSEERQTTFNEMIEIALNTAIQL; encoded by the coding sequence ATGAGTATACATATTGGAGCAAAAGAAGGCGCAATTGCAGAAACAGTTTTATTACCAGGAGATCCACTACGTGCGAAATACATCGCAGAAACTTTTTTAGAAGATGTAGAATGCTATAACGAAGTGCGTGGAATGTATGGTTTCACTGGAACTTATAAAGGACATCGTATTTCTGTTCAAGGAACAGGAATGGGAATGCCATCTGCAGCGATTTACTGCACAGAGTTAATTCAATCTTATGGTGTGAAAAACTTAATTCGTGTTGGTACTTGTGGTGCAATTAGTGAAGAAGTTAAAGTACGCGATGTTGTATTAGCTCAAGCAGCAGCAACTTCTTCTTCCATGTTAAAAAATGCGTTTCCAACTTACTCATTCCCAGCAACAGCTACTTTTGATTTACTAGCAAAAGCAAATGAAGTAAGTAAAGAAATGGGAATCACTCCTTATGTAGCGAATGTTGTGAGTGATGATGTGTTCTATAAAGACAGTTTAGAAGATACTTTCCGTTTAGGAACTTATGGAGTAGTTGCTGTAGAAATGGAAGCAGCAGCGATTTACTTCTTAGCACAAAAATATCATGTAAATGCACTAGCAATGATGACAGTAAGTGATCATTTAGTAACAGGAGAAGAAACAACTTCTGAAGAACGTCAAACAACATTCAACGAAATGATTGAAATTGCATTAAACACAGCGATTCAATTATAA
- a CDS encoding purine-nucleoside phosphorylase, with amino-acid sequence MREQIKEAARYIQEKGANEAEVGLVLGSGLGEIVERFENAIHIPYEEIPHFPVSTVVGHASELVYGELNGRKVLAMAGRFHYYEGYKMEQVIFPIRVMKAMGIEKLMITNAAGGINWDFQPGDLMVICDQLNMTGTNPLLGPNDNELGPRFIDMSEPFAKDYIALAKEKAAALNIDLKEGVYMGVTGPTYETPAEIRMFRTLGADAVGMSTVSEVIAARHLGMKVMGLSCITNLGSGMQENIDHSAVVNTVDQVKEHFQNLVANIIEEM; translated from the coding sequence ATGAGAGAACAAATTAAAGAAGCAGCACGCTATATCCAAGAAAAAGGAGCAAATGAGGCAGAAGTAGGACTAGTTTTAGGTTCTGGATTAGGTGAAATCGTAGAACGTTTTGAAAATGCGATTCATATTCCTTATGAAGAAATTCCTCATTTCCCTGTATCTACAGTAGTAGGTCATGCAAGTGAATTAGTTTATGGCGAATTAAACGGCCGTAAAGTATTAGCAATGGCTGGACGCTTCCATTACTATGAAGGATATAAAATGGAACAAGTCATTTTCCCAATTCGTGTAATGAAAGCAATGGGAATTGAAAAATTAATGATCACAAATGCTGCAGGGGGAATTAATTGGGATTTCCAACCTGGAGATTTAATGGTGATTTGTGACCAATTAAATATGACAGGAACAAACCCATTACTAGGGCCAAATGACAATGAATTAGGACCTCGTTTCATTGATATGAGTGAGCCTTTTGCGAAAGATTATATTGCTTTGGCAAAAGAAAAAGCCGCAGCATTAAATATTGATTTAAAAGAAGGCGTTTATATGGGAGTTACAGGACCTACCTATGAAACTCCAGCCGAAATTCGTATGTTCCGTACGTTAGGAGCAGACGCTGTAGGAATGTCTACGGTATCTGAAGTTATTGCTGCTCGTCACTTAGGAATGAAAGTTATGGGCTTATCTTGTATTACTAACTTAGGTAGTGGTATGCAAGAAAATATTGATCATTCTGCAGTAGTTAATACTGTAGATCAAGTGAAAGAACATTTCCAAAACTTAGTCGCAAATATTATTGAAGAAATGTAA
- the deoB gene encoding phosphopentomutase codes for MFKRIHVIVMDSVGIGEAPDAEKFGDKGSHTLGHIASEAGLHVPNMEQLGLGVIEPLHGVKVINDHKGYVTKLEEISVGKDTMTGHWELMGLNIQTPFPTYPNGFDDELIHKIEEFSGRKVVCNLPYSGTKVIEDYGPHQMETGDLIVYTSADPVLQIAAHEEVIPLEELYRICEYVRSITLEEPHTVGRIIARPYVGEEGNFTRTPNRHDYALNPTGHTVLDSLKEAGKDVIAVGKINDIFNGQGVTEAIRTKSNMDGVDQLVKVMHKDFDGMSFTNLVDFDALFGHRRDVQGYANALEEFDARIPELIDAMEEDDLLIITADHGNDPTFTGTDHTREYIPVLTYSKKMKGHGSLPQGHFSDIAATIADNFGVEMPENGESFLEELK; via the coding sequence ATTACATGTACCTAATATGGAACAATTAGGATTAGGAGTTATTGAACCTTTACATGGAGTAAAAGTAATCAATGATCACAAAGGATATGTCACAAAATTAGAAGAAATTTCAGTTGGGAAAGATACGATGACAGGACACTGGGAATTAATGGGTCTAAACATCCAAACTCCATTCCCTACTTATCCAAATGGTTTTGATGATGAATTAATTCATAAAATTGAAGAATTTTCTGGTCGTAAAGTAGTATGTAACTTACCATACAGTGGAACAAAAGTAATTGAAGATTACGGCCCACATCAAATGGAAACAGGAGATTTAATCGTTTATACTTCTGCAGACCCAGTATTACAAATTGCGGCTCATGAAGAAGTAATTCCATTAGAAGAATTATATCGTATTTGTGAATACGTACGTAGTATTACTTTAGAAGAACCTCATACCGTAGGACGTATTATTGCTCGTCCTTATGTAGGAGAAGAAGGAAACTTTACTCGTACACCAAATCGTCATGACTACGCATTAAATCCAACTGGACACACAGTACTAGATAGCTTGAAAGAAGCAGGTAAAGATGTGATTGCCGTTGGTAAAATTAATGACATTTTCAACGGTCAAGGGGTAACAGAAGCAATCCGTACAAAGAGCAACATGGATGGAGTAGACCAATTAGTAAAAGTAATGCATAAAGACTTTGATGGTATGAGCTTTACTAACTTAGTAGACTTTGATGCTTTATTTGGTCATCGTCGTGATGTTCAAGGTTACGCAAATGCATTAGAAGAATTTGACGCTCGTATTCCAGAATTAATCGATGCTATGGAAGAAGATGATTTATTAATCATTACAGCTGACCACGGAAATGATCCAACCTTTACAGGAACAGACCATACTCGTGAATACATCCCAGTATTAACTTATAGTAAAAAAATGAAAGGACATGGTTCTTTACCACAAGGACACTTCTCTGATATCGCAGCGACAATCGCAGATAACTTTGGTGTAGAAATGCCAGAAAACGGAGAAAGTTTCTTAGAAGAACTAAAATAA